The Spirochaetaceae bacterium DNA segment CTGCGGCCACAAAATATATCTTTTTTCACCATCAACATAGTTAATGAGTGAAATAAAAGCCGAGCGGTTAGGGTCGTACTCAACACTAGCTACCTTACCGGCAATATCCAACTTATTATTTCTCTTAAAATCGATAATACGATAGGCCACCTTATGACCAGCACCGCGCCTGCGCACACTAATGCGCCCATGGCTACGCCCTGCTTTATCGCTTTTACCAACCGTTAAGCTTTTTTCGGGACGATTGGTGGTTAATTCTTCAAAAGTTAAACCTTGCCGCCCGCGCTGGCCATTACTAGTTGGATTATACGTTTTAACACCCATTATTATGCCTCCAACTCGGCAATCGTCTTGCCTTCCGGTAAAGTTACATAAGCTTTTTTCCACGCAGCTGTTTTACCAAAGCCTCGTTTTACACTACCACGATAAGGTATGTTAGCTCTTTTTTTGCCACGCACATTAACAATAGTACAAGAGAGAGGTTCTATAGCAAAAATTTCCTTTATCGCCTTCATCACCTCTAACTTATTTGCTTGCTTAGCCACTTTAAAAACATAAACTTTTTTAGCTTTTTCACGCAATAAACTCGATTTTTCGGTAAGCACCGGCTTAATAATTATATTGTTTATATCCATTTTTAT contains these protein-coding regions:
- the rplW gene encoding 50S ribosomal protein L23; the protein is MDINNIIIKPVLTEKSSLLREKAKKVYVFKVAKQANKLEVMKAIKEIFAIEPLSCTIVNVRGKKRANIPYRGSVKRGFGKTAAWKKAYVTLPEGKTIAELEA